One window of Lentisphaera araneosa HTCC2155 genomic DNA carries:
- a CDS encoding sigma 54-interacting transcriptional regulator → MANLIRLDNGQTYSLKKENIIGRLSAADIFVDDVSVSRHHAQINLHGTGQYQLVDMASCNGVAINGSKLAKGLVRTGDKITIGKVDLIFSDDSYPSSPPTQNTSAGNKTLAIGGKIPTPSSSSTRSGSSNRTATSVEDFIELTPSASINSAIHDDFSSEWLKKVVLTNLAVNAAKNEMEVYEALNDALQSSIQCSQIYLTVIKDDNEGNIALATGDDDNLRMSSDLMRKTLNEGCSFMIRDVSNSKLVDSNQLMRHGVRSILTAPLFNSQKKPIGFIYIDSKLDQVITNTEFAFARLICMHAGLLLCKLLNTTVTADSEGSKILALPGHSEYVQKLMKKIEIYSSLDSPILVEGHEGNDFAEVANIIHGNSSRQHMRLISLNCEDTSGLPIYEQLFGAASKITQANQGTLLIENIDKLDLASQKKIYEFIASGKINEHDSKPIDTRLICTTKVAFEEALAQGILHPMFRSIFQNSILQLLPVLQHHEDIADIVEHYFIEACKQSSKKDLQLENGAHLAFYDCQGNELEIAFILKFAAMKAKTNIITKEQLENFI, encoded by the coding sequence ATGGCGAACTTAATTCGACTCGACAATGGGCAAACTTATTCACTTAAAAAAGAAAATATTATTGGCCGCTTGTCAGCTGCCGATATCTTTGTCGACGATGTAAGTGTTTCTCGTCATCACGCACAAATCAACCTCCATGGAACTGGCCAGTATCAACTCGTCGACATGGCAAGCTGCAATGGTGTAGCTATTAATGGTTCAAAGCTTGCAAAAGGCTTAGTAAGGACTGGAGACAAAATTACCATCGGTAAAGTTGACCTCATTTTCTCCGATGACTCGTACCCAAGCTCACCACCTACCCAAAATACTTCTGCAGGAAATAAAACTTTAGCTATCGGCGGAAAGATTCCCACGCCCTCGAGTTCCTCAACACGTTCAGGTTCCTCCAATCGCACGGCGACTTCAGTGGAAGACTTCATTGAACTCACTCCGAGTGCCTCAATCAATTCTGCGATCCACGACGACTTCAGTAGTGAATGGCTTAAAAAAGTTGTCCTGACAAATCTAGCTGTAAACGCCGCTAAAAATGAAATGGAGGTCTACGAAGCTCTCAATGACGCATTGCAATCCTCTATTCAATGCAGCCAAATTTATCTCACCGTCATCAAGGATGATAATGAAGGTAACATTGCCCTAGCAACTGGTGATGATGATAACTTACGTATGAGTTCAGACCTCATGAGAAAGACCTTGAATGAAGGTTGCTCTTTTATGATCCGCGACGTCTCCAACTCAAAACTTGTCGACTCGAATCAACTCATGCGCCACGGAGTGCGCTCCATCTTAACTGCACCCTTATTCAACTCACAGAAGAAGCCTATCGGTTTCATCTATATTGATAGCAAGCTCGACCAAGTCATCACAAATACTGAATTTGCTTTTGCACGCCTTATCTGTATGCACGCGGGTCTTCTACTTTGCAAACTCCTTAACACAACTGTCACTGCAGATTCCGAAGGAAGTAAAATCCTTGCACTTCCAGGTCACTCAGAATACGTTCAAAAATTGATGAAAAAGATCGAGATCTACTCGAGTCTTGACTCACCCATTCTCGTTGAGGGTCACGAAGGCAATGACTTTGCGGAAGTCGCAAATATCATTCATGGAAATAGTAGTCGTCAACACATGAGACTCATAAGCCTAAATTGTGAAGACACGAGTGGTCTTCCCATTTACGAACAACTTTTTGGTGCCGCAAGTAAAATCACTCAAGCCAATCAAGGCACGCTACTGATTGAAAACATCGATAAACTCGATTTGGCTAGCCAGAAAAAGATTTACGAATTTATTGCCTCTGGAAAAATCAATGAACACGATAGTAAGCCTATCGACACGCGCTTAATTTGCACGACTAAGGTAGCTTTCGAAGAAGCCCTTGCTCAAGGCATTCTACATCCTATGTTTAGAAGCATCTTCCAAAACAGTATTTTGCAATTGTTACCTGTACTTCAGCACCACGAAGATATTGCCGATATTGTGGAACACTATTTTATAGAAGCCTGTAAACAGTCGAGTAAGAAAGACCTCCAACTCGAAAACGGGGCTCACCTCGCATTTTATGATTGCCAAGGCAACGAGCTAGAAATTGCCTTTATTCTCAAATTCGCCGCTATGAAAGCAAAAACAAATATAATCACGAAAGAACAACTGGAGAACTTCATTTGA
- a CDS encoding S1 RNA-binding domain-containing protein — translation MNDIPDFISVDEDFASLFEENSRSMKIEFKSGEAVKGKITLIDKSSIFVDFGARCEGIIPLGEVLDNKGELELKVGDEIEAWVLNDRGGEISLTVKLSGDALNETFEAAYSEKIPVEGKVIEERKGGYTVNLSGNMAFCPYSQMDSRPGDASLYLGQTFSFLITKIDDRGAVVSRRDYLKILAEKQREKLQEELVEGDEIEGVIRRIERFGFFVDLGGVDGLVPASEVSWKRNVDLNEFVSVGDQVSCKILALDWEKGRITLSLRACLQDPWDSDELFNGATFEAKVSSVQDFGAFVELIEGVDGLLHISQFKGIQPQIGETLKVKIDSVDFDQHRISLSLHKGEVGEAVEIVEAKELTGTVENIKPYGVFMGLSDGRSGLLHVSQLDVPKSGDATKTLEKNYAKGSEHKIEILKVEAGKISLCLPGKAAAAENTSKLLNDLHKKSNSGSFGSLGGMFDGLDL, via the coding sequence ATGAACGATATACCTGATTTTATTAGTGTTGATGAAGATTTTGCTTCTCTCTTTGAAGAAAATTCTAGAAGTATGAAAATTGAATTTAAATCGGGCGAAGCCGTTAAAGGAAAAATTACTCTAATTGATAAAAGTTCTATTTTTGTTGACTTTGGTGCTCGTTGCGAAGGTATAATCCCACTCGGAGAAGTACTCGATAATAAAGGCGAACTCGAACTCAAGGTTGGCGACGAAATTGAAGCATGGGTGCTTAATGACCGCGGTGGTGAAATTAGCCTTACAGTGAAGCTCTCTGGCGATGCTCTTAACGAAACTTTTGAAGCAGCATACTCTGAGAAAATCCCGGTAGAAGGTAAAGTTATCGAAGAGCGCAAAGGTGGTTACACAGTAAATCTCAGCGGTAATATGGCCTTTTGTCCTTACTCACAAATGGATTCACGTCCTGGTGATGCCTCACTGTATCTCGGTCAAACTTTTAGTTTCTTAATCACAAAAATTGACGATCGCGGCGCCGTAGTATCTCGTCGCGATTATCTCAAGATCCTCGCGGAAAAACAAAGAGAGAAACTCCAAGAAGAACTCGTAGAAGGCGACGAAATCGAAGGTGTGATCCGCCGCATAGAACGCTTTGGCTTCTTTGTCGACTTAGGTGGCGTTGACGGACTTGTTCCTGCATCAGAAGTTTCTTGGAAGCGCAATGTTGACCTTAATGAATTTGTTTCTGTTGGCGACCAGGTCAGTTGCAAGATCTTGGCCCTCGATTGGGAAAAAGGTAGAATTACTCTTTCTCTCCGTGCTTGCTTACAAGACCCATGGGATTCTGATGAACTCTTTAATGGTGCAACGTTCGAAGCAAAAGTGAGTTCGGTTCAAGATTTTGGCGCATTTGTCGAGTTAATTGAGGGCGTTGATGGACTTCTTCATATCAGTCAATTTAAAGGTATTCAACCACAAATTGGCGAAACGCTCAAAGTGAAAATTGATTCCGTTGACTTTGATCAACACCGCATTTCTTTAAGCCTTCACAAAGGCGAAGTCGGTGAAGCAGTTGAAATAGTGGAAGCTAAAGAACTAACCGGTACAGTTGAAAATATCAAGCCTTATGGCGTTTTCATGGGACTCTCAGATGGTCGTAGTGGTTTACTTCATGTTAGTCAATTAGATGTACCAAAGAGCGGTGATGCCACAAAAACTTTAGAAAAGAACTACGCCAAAGGTTCTGAACATAAGATTGAAATTCTCAAAGTAGAAGCTGGCAAGATTTCTCTCTGTTTACCTGGTAAAGCAGCTGCAGCAGAAAATACATCAAAGCTCCTTAACGACCTTCACAAGAAGAGTAACTCTGGAAGCTTTGGTAGCTTAGGTGGTATGTTTGATGGTTTAGATCTCTAA